One genomic segment of Centropristis striata isolate RG_2023a ecotype Rhode Island chromosome 13, C.striata_1.0, whole genome shotgun sequence includes these proteins:
- the LOC131982698 gene encoding dynein axonemal assembly factor 8, with translation MALNNSSCWDSILERVKSHIPSIDFDATSSENEEIVTVYQRPAGLSPTIPNDFDIFSMDDDELEELLKPATQTCWSEESVKLDDDETVGGTTATQWGTQHSGANVEATASERGVLQLNSAKQDASAKSKVDITKSDERFPFLSFAKLDQWDLDDVLINLKEDGLSLQQIVSVKPSKKLPDGDKDRSEGSKMERIVAFCERQSSKSVSEPVKSPNQIRQNNVCNKSSERMEAELQLSHQECPTVYIDLRCPDPSIKPLRTPTNFLSDSKSPAKHNTHQETPPAKKHNFKVHAGSQMGDREVTGKSVLLQKIREMNRNGNKYPNKHTDPPYSVSVNEAVVLKEKLAQPVESTCSNESDHLLKDKHYSHVQLEYRNPKMESPPTTQQSATKKTKQQSDQQRQQVKKTLQHEQHQQILKQLEIQCPTESVNQKQAAAERTDVLYDFEVSHLQSISTLPADIESKGCMLLIVDLSSPGVVGAGAHGRKKHLTPSATKSDIYNTLVAWFLSLVGPEPRHHDQVGAKVPFWVAGLQQLWTEDGLALHVLAVACHSYTPRKRDIDIHAPFYNHVCRFLSETPLSLIACWLPQLMNLLDQQAYASPIHLPSSCLSCFISTTSNKKVIDRTFGPNPGFYWQTVETQERVCKGRETTQELHTEVSVALGCKAYFLQPLITHYTLQLVLDSGLDVGGLRLLYPPQGFLSESASAVPVIQRSDGACQPILALAVRGLHAHSVLKDLTRSLDPLMPRNIDFNPLKPPLYCPQLASQVHRELCFWFSGRLQRESAQYHTQPLKRVEPLDDRVKGSLCRPPSFLCATTKADLLLVVSPAVPPCCYSQVLAVCERRGFNLLGLQRLQLQSNRVAVLGLTNQQALVFCSPHTVTLDQGQLERPSHCLVLLLRKENAVHHSGSLPAALMREFKAQKLLGYISPTTSRLDGVHRVVPNFCFHTVPYSRNLFNIFVKHMWAVPNPSSVILSRQKYSSNSDVEQVVILTLCGKNMSQGLSHVHRVLTERPEGDAGFKLLGLKWLPALTRMQAHELSPYEVGEQLHQHSLDNLMSSPALVCALRRVDAFASLRKLLPLHYPGNLSVLMSPTSEVAFRQAATFFFKHEMISDPEMLLTVCLLKPKICNQAWVKIVRKLQLSGLALVGLHVVTLDKSNAISLLPAESDSTDLEAHVEYLCSGSSLALCLQGENAVRRLLDVLGQEELSLWAFDDMAHLYKGIYGSGSYKKAIQDVKRLFPEGLCCTDTSTMRQEQIPSMHSDPFASAERQQSCTLTPVARESPSPSAVSGQNGGIHSALWQTTCLLIPLNAPPLSQVPSQLDMLEQLLRSGCHLVAGRMSILDNEQRKDIAATLKGGDERMTHLYSTSCLIMALQGKEIVTCFNMILESIYKKRPDLEKVGKMIIYPESQKEASQLICYLFDALSPESYQAIAP, from the exons ATGGCCCTGAATAATTCGTCGTGTTGGGATTCAATTCTGGAAAGAGTGAAATCACACATACCGTCTATTGACTTCGATGCCACATCA TCCGAGAATGAAGAGATTGTTACCGTGTATCAAAGGCCAGCAGGTCTTTCCCCAACGATCCCTAAcgactttgacattttttcaatGGATGACGATGAACTAGAG GAACTGCTAAAACCTGCAACTCAGACATGCTGGTCAGAGGAGAGTGTGAAGTTGGATGATGATGAAACTGTAGGAGGCACTACTGCAACTCAGTGGGGTACACAACACTCTGGTGCTAATGTTGAG GCCACTGCGAGTGAGAGAGGTGTTTTGCAGTTGAATAGCGCTAAGCAGGATGCCTCTGCTAAATCAAAGGTGGACATCACAAAATCTGATGAgcgttttccttttctttcatttgcG AAGCTTGACCAGTGGGACTTAGATGATGTCCTCATAAATCTTAAAGAGGATGGGCTGTCCCTGCAACAAATTGTGTCAGTTAAACCCTCGAAAAAACTTCCAG ATGGTGACAAGGACAGGTCAGAGGGAAGTAAAATGGAGAGAATAGTTGCGTTCTGTGAGAGACAGTCATCTAAGTCTGTATCAGAACCTGTAAAAAGTCCAAACCAAATCAG ACAGAATAATGTGTGCAACAAATCATCCGAGAGGATGGaagcagagctgcagctgagcCACCAGGAATGCCCCACTGTCTATATTGACCTGCGATGCCCCGATCCTTCAATAAAACCACTAAGAACACCCACAAACTTTTTATCAGATTCCAAGTCACCAGCCAAACACAATACTCACCAGGAAACACCACctgcaaagaaacacaattttaaAGTGCATGCTGGATCACAGATGGGGGACAG GGAAGTGACGGGAAAGAGCGTGCTGCTTCAGAAAATCAGAGAGATGAatagaaatggaaataaatatcCTAACAAACATACAGATCCTCCATATTCAGTTTCAGTGAATGAAGCAGTCGTGCTGAAAGAGAAGCTAGCCCAGCCTGTAGAGTCTACATGTAGCAATGAGTCAGACCATCTGTTAAAAGACAAACATTACTCACATGTACAGCTAGAGTACAGAAACCCTAAAATGGAAAGCCCACCAACAACTCAGCAAAGtgcaaccaaaaaaacaaagcagcaaag tgaccaacagagacagCAGGTTAAGAAGACATTACAGCACGAACAACACCAGCAGATTCTTAAGCAACTGGAAATACAATGTCCAACTGAATCTGTCAATCAGAAGCAGGCAGCTGCTGAAAGGACTGATGTTCTTTATGATTTT GAAGTGTCCCATCTACAGTCAATCAGTACACTACCAGCAGATATTGAAAGTAAGGGGTGTATGCTACTGATTGTGGACCTCTCCAGTCCGGGTGTGGTTGGAGCCGGAGCTCATGGGAGGAAAAAACATCTGACTCCATCTGCAACCAAATCAGACATCTACAACACTTTAGTGGCTTGGTTTTTGTCTTTG GTTGGCCCGGAGCCACGCCATCATGACCAGGTTGGTGCAAAGGTCCCATTCTGGGTTGCAGGACTTCAGCAGCTGTGGACAGAGGATGGACTGGCTTTGCATGTTTTAGCTGTGGCCTGTCACTCTTACACACCAAGG aaaaGGGACATAGACATCCATGCACCTTTCTATAACCACGTCTGCAGGTTCCTCTCTGAGACCCCACTCAGTCTGATTGCCTGCTGGCTACCTCAGCTCATGAACTTGCTGGATCAACAAGCCTATGCCTCACCCATCCATCTGCCCTCTTCCTGTTTATCTTGTTTCATCTCCACAACCTCCAACAAAAAG GTTATAGATAGGACATTTGGTCCCAATCCAGGGTTTTACTGGCAGACTGTGGAAACTCAGGAGCGTGTTTGTAAGGGGAGAGAGACCACACAAGAGCTGCACACAGAG GTATCAGTGGCTCTGGGGTGCAAAGCTTACTTCCTGCAACCACTCATAACACACTACACCCTCCAGCTTGTTCTCGACTCAGGACTCGATGTGGGTGGTCTGCGGCTCCTTTATCCACCACAGGGGTTCCTCAGTGAAAGTGCTA GTGCTGTACCAGTTATCCAGAGAAGTGATGGCGCTTGCCAGCCCATTCTTGCACTTGCTGTTCGGGGCCTTCATGCCCACTCAGTGTTGAAAGATTTAACTCGCTCCTTAGATCCTCTGATGCCAAGGAATATAGATTTCAACCCTCTTAAGCCTCCACTCTACTGTCCTCAACTGGCCAGTCAGGTCCACAGGGAGCTGTGCTTTTGGTTTTCAGGAAGACTTCAAAGAGAAAGTGCACAATATCACACCCAGCCTCTGAAAAG AGTTGAACCTTTGGATGACAGAGTCAAAGGCAGCCTGTGCAGACCACCTTCCTTTTTGTGTGCTACAACAAAAG CTGACTTACTCCTTGTGGTGTCGCCTGCCGTGCCTCCATGTTGCTACAGCCAAGTGCTGGCTGTCTGTGAACGCAGGGGCTTCAATCTGCTGGGGCTGCAGAGGCTGCAGCTTCAGAGCAACAGAGTTGCAGTCCTTGGACTCACCAACCAGCAG GCACTTGTGTTCTGCAGTCCACATACAGTGACCCTGGATCAGGGTCAGCTGGAGCGGCCCTCTCACTGTCTGGTGTTATTACTGAGGAAAGAAAATGCAGTGCACCACAGTGGTAGTCTGCCAGCAG CCCTGATGAGAGAATTTAAGGCGCAAAAGCTTCTGGGTTACATCAGCCCCACTACATCCAGACTTGATGGCGTTCACAGAGTAGTGCCAAACTTCTGTTTCCACACTGTGCCTTACAGCAGAAACCTGTTCAATATCTTTG ttaAGCATATGTGGGCAGTACCAAATCCTTCCAGTGTGATCCTATCCCGTCAGAAATATTCATCCAACTCCGACGTTGAGCAGGTGGTGATTCTGACCTTGTGTGGGAAGAACATGAGCCAAGGCCTGAGCCACGTACACAGAGTGCTCACAGAAAGGCCAGAAG GTGATGCAGGATTCAAGCTGCTTGGCTTGAAGTGGTTGCCTGCATTGACTCGAATGCAGGCTCACGAATTGAGTCCATACGAGGTGGGGGAGCAGCTCCATCAGCACAGCCTGGACAATCTGATGTCCTCCCCGGCCCTAGTGTGTGCTCTCAGACGAGTGGATGCCTTTGCTTCACTGAGGAAGCTTCTACCACTCCATTACCCCGGTAACCTCAGTGTCCTGATGTCACCCACATCCGAAGTGGCCTTCAGACAAGCAGCCACCTTCTTCTTTAAGCATGAGATGATATCTG ATCCAGAGATGCTGCTCACTGTGTGCCTGCTGAAACCAAAAATCTGCAATCAGGCCTGGGTTAAAATCGTCCGCAAACTCCAGCTGAGTGGCCTCGCACTGGTGGGCCTGCATGTAGTGACCCTGGACAAAAGCAATGCCATCTCACTACTGCCTGCAGAAAGT GACAGCACAGACTTGGAAGCCCATGTGGAGTACTTGTGTTCTGGCTCGTCACTGGCTCTCTGCCTCCAGGGGGAGAACGCTGTGAGGAGGCTGCTGGATGTGCTGGGCCAAGAGGAATTATCCCTGTGGGCCTTTGATGACATGGCTCATTTATACAAAGGCATCTATG GCTCAGGATCATACAAAAAAGCAATTCAGGATGTAAAGAGGCTTTTTCCAGAGGGTCTCTGCTGTACTGACACCAGCACAATGAGACAGGAACAG ATACCCAGCATGCACTCAGACCCTTTTGCCTCTGCGGAGCGCCAACAGAGCTGCACACTGACACCTGTGGCCCGGGAAAGTCCATCACCTTCAGCGGTATCAGGACAAAATGGAG GGATACACAGTGCTCTCTGGCAGACAACCTGTTTGCTGATACCCTTAAATGCTCCACCTCTCAGCCAAGTGCCATCACAGCTGGACATGCTGGAGCAGCTGCTGAGGTCAGGGTGCCATCTGGTGGCAGGGAGGATGAGCATACTGGATAATGAGCAGAGGAAAGACATTGCTGCAACACTGAAAGGAGGAGATGAAAGG ATGACTCATCTTTACTCAACATCCTGTCTCATCATGGCTCTGCAAGGGAAAGAGATTGTGACCTGCTTTAACATGATCCTTGAAAG CATTTACAAGAAGAGGCCAGACCtagaaaaagtggggaaaatgATCATCTACCCAGAGAGCCAGAAAGAG GCCAGTCAGCTGATCTGCTACCTATTTGATGCCTTGTCTCCTGAGAGCTATCAAGCCATTGCGCCATAA
- the igfals gene encoding insulin-like growth factor-binding protein complex acid labile subunit, which produces MQTIVLLVLWVLGTSLVLPDPDTAGEKVAEEPIPCSKGCTCLHDDYSLELNMYCSARNLTLLPSDMPPSTHSLWLDSNLFTSLPAASFKDLSNLDFLNLQSGELVTIDPQALKGLRSLAHIHLERNNLRVLPGTVFQNTPNLASLSLHNNQLTRIEERLFAGLSHMWLLNLGWNSLAVLPETAFHELQGLRELVLSGNRLAYLQPQLFQNLAELKELDLTGNHLKVIKANVFVKLTKLQKLYLAQNQIVTVVPRAFVGMKSLRWLDLTNNRLTSLHDDTFVTLHSLHVLRLSNNSITAIRPRTFRDLQYLEELRLSYNKIRALGERIFEGLGHLEVLELEHNQVQEAQVGSFTGLSHVAVINLSGSCFHSLPDQMFKGLSKLHSLHLDRGCLTRVTTQAFAGLSGLRRLFLQHNNISVVERQSFVDLVGLLGLDLSFNRLEVLTTHTFSGLKNLEYLLLSSNECRQFLQNGTKLLLPRLRYLDLRANALTSMVPDFPESMEKLLLSGNRWKCDCSALPLRNYSLRNPLVIPRQVETHAEGEEPDTTITIYNNITCTNPPRLAGQDLRDIDSELFQSC; this is translated from the coding sequence ATGCAAACCATTGTGCTGTTGGTGTTGTGGGTACTGGGAACATCACTGGTGTTGCCAGACCCCGACACAGCTGGGGAGAAAGTGGCCGAAGAGCCTATTCCATGTTCTAAGGGATGCACCTGTCTACATGATGACTACAGCTTGGAGCTCAACATGTACTGCAGTGCTCGGAACCTCACACTACTCCCGTCTGACATGCCCCCCTCCACTCATTCCCTCTGGCTGGACAGCAACCTGTTCACCTCCCTCCCAGCAGCGTCTTTTAAGGATCTTTCAAACCTGGACTTTTTAAATCTGCAGAGTGGCGAGCTGGTGACGATTGACCCCCAGGCCTTGAAAGGACTTAGGTCACTAGCACATATTCACCTCGAGCGAAATAACCTTCGGGTGTTACCAGGTACAGTCTTCCAGAATACACCAAACCTTGCTTCACTTAGTCTGCATAACAACCAACTAACACGTATTGAGGAAAGACTGTTTGCAGGACTCTCGCACATGTGGCTTCTCAACCTAGGGTGGAACTCATTAGCGGTTCTACCTGAGACAGCTTTCCATGAGTTGCAGGGTCTAAGGGAGCTTGTTCTTTCAGGCAACAGACTTGCTTACTTGCAGCCTCAGCTTTTCCAAAATCTTGCGGAGCTTAAAGAGTTGGATCTGACTGGGAATCACCTCAAAGTCATCAAAGCTAATGTGTTTGTTAAACTCACTAAACTGCAAAAGCTTTACCTGGCCCAGAATCAGATTGTTACAGTTGTACCCAGAGCTTTTGTAGGCATGAAGTCATTAAGATGGTTGGATCTCACAAACAACAGACTGACTTCTCTTCATGACGACACTTTCGTGACCCTGCACAGTCTTCATGTCCTGCGTCTTTCCAACAACTCTATCACTGCAATTAGGCCCAGGACTTTCCGTGATCTGCAGTACTTAGAAGAACTGCGGCTTAGCTACAACAAGATCCGAGCCCTGGGGGAGAGGATCTTTGAGGGGCTTGGTCATCTGGAGGTCCTAGAGCTAGAGCACAACCAAGTGCAGGAGGCACAAGTGGGTAGTTTCACTGGGCTCTCTCATGTGGCTGTCATCAACCTCTCTGGAAGCTGCTTTCACAGCCTGCCAGACCAAATGTTCAAAGGTCTGTCGAAGCTTCACAGCCTTCATCTGGACAGAGGCTGCCTAACAAGGGTCACTACTCAAGCTTTCGCTGGACTCTCTGGTTTACGGCGGCTTTTCTTGCAGCACAACAACATCTCTGTGGTGGAACGTCAGAGCTTTGTGGACCTGGTGGGCCTACTGGGACTGGATTTGAGTTTCAACAGGCTGGAGGTTCTCACAACCCATACATTCTCCGGTCTAAAGAATTTGGAGTACTTGCTGTTGTCAAGCAATGAATGTCGACAGTTTTTGCAGAATGGCACAAAGCTGCTGCTCCCAAGGCTGCGCTATCTGGACCTGAGAGCTAATGCCTTGACAAGCATGGTCCCTGATTTTCCAGAGAGTATGGAAAAACTTTTGCTGTCAGGGAACCGGTGGAAATGTGATTGCAGTGCCCTCCCGCTCAGAAACTACAGCTTGAGAAATCCATTGGTGATACCTCGGCAAGTGGAGACCCATGCAGAGGGTGAAGAGCCTGACACAACCATCACCATATACAACAACATTACATGCACCAATCCACCACGCCTAGCTGGTCAGGACCTGCGGGATATTGACAGTGAACTCTTCCAAAGCTGCTAA